In Halobaculum sp. XH14, a single genomic region encodes these proteins:
- a CDS encoding helix-turn-helix domain-containing protein: MSEEPDIETVAGLLADETARAILTRTSQEPMSASTLKRRCDASGPTIYRRLERLQDCDLIVERTRPDPERGHHRKVYAPNLRTLTVELVGGELRLELDRREDMADRFTRLVEGI; encoded by the coding sequence GTGAGTGAGGAGCCCGACATCGAGACCGTCGCGGGCCTGCTGGCGGACGAGACAGCGCGGGCCATCCTCACTCGAACGAGCCAGGAACCTATGTCAGCGAGCACGCTCAAACGACGGTGTGACGCGTCGGGGCCGACGATCTACCGGCGGCTCGAACGCCTCCAGGACTGTGACCTGATCGTCGAACGCACCCGTCCGGACCCCGAGCGGGGCCACCACAGGAAGGTGTACGCGCCGAACCTCCGGACGCTGACCGTCGAACTCGTGGGCGGCGAACTGCGCCTCGAACTCGACCGCCGGGAGGACATGGCCGACCGGTTCACCCGCCTGGTCGAGGGGATCTGA
- a CDS encoding DUF7521 family protein: MVGAALGLFIAYLAYRGYRRNDSRPMLYLAIGFGIILGLPIPVVALSLAFPTIPGPPSQALIQTLEIVGLLCIIYALRMDP, encoded by the coding sequence ATGGTCGGCGCGGCGCTCGGCCTGTTCATCGCGTACCTCGCCTACAGGGGCTACCGCCGGAACGACAGCCGTCCGATGCTGTACCTGGCGATCGGCTTCGGCATCATCCTCGGCCTGCCGATACCGGTCGTCGCGCTGTCGCTCGCGTTCCCGACGATCCCCGGCCCGCCGAGTCAGGCGCTCATCCAGACGCTGGAGATCGTCGGGCTGCTCTGTATCATCTACGCCCTCCGGATGGACCCGTAG